A portion of the Candidatus Pristimantibacillus lignocellulolyticus genome contains these proteins:
- a CDS encoding glycoside hydrolase family 95 protein — protein MITNTSLTKLYYAQPATQWEEALPIGNGRIGAMVFGNVNKDRYQLNEDTLWSGFPRDTNNYEALRHLKTSRDLLQQGKYSEAEALIENKMLAVNCQAYQPFGDLYIEWLNAPSDVVQYERSLELSTAVATTLVVNGNNTYTREAWVSATDDVLFIAYRSQGDTKLSLKASFDLPHPSNVIVEDESLIVNSKCPMHIADNYFEDHPFAVQYEEEYGIIYQSQLQALTDGAVIVDEDRVTVHHATNVLFVISIATSFNGFDKQPHHNYDELSLTNKAKLAAVSELKYDQLLHSHISEHKRLFDRVNFQLEEDELMLEIPTDQRLERYKLGEQDLALESLYFHYGRYLLITSSRPGTQPANLQGIWNHRIQPPWNSDYTTNINTQMNYWPAESTSLSECHEPLLQMVEQLTVTGTRTARIHYNANGWVAHHNVDIWRMTSPTAGHPSWAFWPMGGVWLTQHLWERYLFHPDPTYLAERAYPVMKGAAQFCLDWLVEDELGNLKVSPSTSPENKFIYDNNNISSVAENSAMDITLISELFQHIIEATYILNIDQQFSSKVEQALAKMPKLTINEAGHIQEWSTNFTEQEPGHRHMSHLYGLHPGTSINTPELIEAAKQSLASRISQGGGHTGWSCAWLINLYARLRMPEECYSFIRTLLARSTYPNLFDAHPPFQIDGNFGGTAGMVEALVQSHLGTIQLLPSLPKAWATGEINGLTARGGFTVDLKWTDGQLLAASIESLYGRPLRVVYNQPIIIIDEATDQTYSAEQLISTSAGSRYTVHIG, from the coding sequence ATGATAACCAATACATCCCTAACTAAATTATATTATGCACAACCTGCTACTCAATGGGAAGAAGCTCTGCCTATCGGTAATGGTCGCATCGGTGCAATGGTGTTTGGCAATGTGAACAAAGACAGATATCAATTGAATGAAGACACGTTATGGTCAGGTTTTCCAAGGGACACGAATAATTATGAGGCACTTCGTCATTTGAAAACATCACGTGATTTACTCCAGCAAGGGAAGTATTCTGAAGCCGAAGCGCTCATCGAAAATAAGATGCTAGCCGTAAATTGCCAAGCATATCAACCTTTTGGAGATCTATATATTGAATGGTTGAATGCACCAAGTGATGTTGTTCAATATGAGCGTAGCTTAGAACTATCAACCGCTGTTGCGACAACGTTAGTTGTTAATGGAAATAACACTTATACTCGTGAAGCTTGGGTAAGTGCAACGGATGATGTGCTATTTATTGCTTATCGTTCCCAAGGCGATACTAAACTTTCGTTGAAAGCAAGCTTTGATCTTCCTCATCCATCTAATGTTATCGTTGAAGATGAGAGTCTTATTGTGAACAGTAAATGTCCAATGCATATTGCTGATAATTATTTTGAGGATCATCCATTTGCGGTGCAATATGAAGAGGAATATGGAATAATATATCAATCTCAATTGCAAGCTCTCACAGATGGAGCAGTTATCGTGGATGAAGACAGAGTAACTGTTCACCATGCGACTAATGTACTTTTCGTTATTTCAATCGCAACGAGTTTTAATGGATTTGATAAGCAACCTCATCACAATTACGACGAGCTTTCACTTACAAATAAAGCGAAATTAGCAGCTGTTTCGGAATTGAAGTATGATCAACTTCTTCATTCCCATATTTCTGAACATAAGCGTTTATTCGATCGAGTTAATTTTCAATTAGAAGAAGATGAATTGATGCTTGAGATACCCACGGATCAACGACTAGAACGATATAAGCTAGGCGAGCAAGATTTGGCATTAGAAAGTTTGTATTTCCATTACGGAAGATACTTACTAATAACTAGTTCTAGACCTGGTACGCAGCCAGCTAATTTGCAAGGGATATGGAATCATCGAATTCAACCACCATGGAATAGTGATTATACAACAAATATTAATACTCAGATGAACTACTGGCCAGCCGAGTCAACTTCCTTAAGTGAATGTCATGAACCATTGTTACAAATGGTCGAACAATTAACAGTGACTGGCACTCGTACCGCACGTATACATTACAATGCAAATGGGTGGGTAGCTCATCATAATGTAGACATATGGAGAATGACTTCTCCAACTGCAGGTCATCCAAGCTGGGCATTTTGGCCAATGGGTGGTGTTTGGTTAACGCAACATCTGTGGGAAAGATACTTGTTTCATCCAGATCCGACCTATTTAGCTGAGCGTGCTTATCCTGTTATGAAAGGTGCAGCACAGTTTTGTCTAGATTGGCTAGTGGAGGACGAGCTAGGTAATTTGAAGGTAAGTCCGTCTACTTCGCCAGAGAACAAATTTATATATGATAATAACAACATTAGTAGTGTCGCGGAAAATTCTGCGATGGATATCACTTTGATTTCTGAATTGTTCCAACATATTATTGAAGCGACTTATATTCTTAATATCGATCAACAATTTAGCTCGAAAGTTGAACAAGCATTAGCAAAAATGCCGAAGCTGACAATTAACGAAGCGGGTCATATTCAAGAGTGGTCGACGAATTTTACAGAGCAAGAGCCAGGTCATCGCCATATGTCGCATCTATATGGATTGCATCCGGGAACTTCTATTAATACACCTGAACTTATTGAAGCAGCGAAGCAATCTTTAGCTAGTCGAATATCACAAGGTGGCGGTCATACAGGTTGGAGCTGTGCATGGCTTATTAATTTGTATGCACGACTTCGTATGCCTGAGGAATGCTACTCATTCATCCGTACATTGTTAGCTAGATCCACATATCCGAATCTTTTTGACGCACATCCACCGTTCCAAATCGATGGTAACTTTGGAGGGACTGCCGGTATGGTTGAAGCTTTAGTACAAAGTCATCTAGGAACGATACAACTACTTCCTTCATTACCGAAAGCTTGGGCAACTGGTGAGATTAACGGATTAACAGCACGTGGAGGATTTACGGTGGATTTGAAGTGGACTGATGGACAATTACTAGCAGCATCGATAGAGTCGCTTTACGGTCGACCGCTACGAGTGGTATACAACCAACCCATTATTATTATAGATGAAGCAACAGACCAGACCTACTCAGCAGAGCAATTGATTTCTACTTCTGCAGGTAGTCGATACACAGTTCACATAGGTTAG
- the spoVAE gene encoding stage V sporulation protein AE, producing the protein MIYFWAFVVGGAICVIGQLMFDVMKLTPAHTMATLVVVGAIVDGFGWYEPLVEFAGAGATVPITSFGNALVHGALTELFEVGWIGVISGIFKVTSAGISAAIIFSFLAALFVKPKG; encoded by the coding sequence ATGATCTATTTTTGGGCTTTTGTCGTTGGTGGTGCGATCTGTGTAATTGGACAGTTGATGTTTGATGTTATGAAATTAACGCCTGCTCATACGATGGCAACACTCGTTGTAGTGGGTGCTATTGTAGATGGTTTTGGTTGGTACGAGCCATTAGTTGAGTTTGCAGGAGCAGGAGCAACCGTCCCAATTACGAGTTTTGGTAATGCGCTCGTACATGGTGCATTAACTGAGTTATTTGAGGTAGGGTGGATCGGCGTTATATCTGGTATATTCAAAGTAACGAGTGCCGGTATTTCAGCTGCGATTATATTCTCCTTCTTAGCGGCACTATTTGTGAAACCAAAAGGATAA
- the spoVAD gene encoding stage V sporulation protein AD: MLRGQQSWWFEKAPKIISTATIVGPLEGLGPLADTFDVIHPELDMNEKTWEKAERLMLNQATQKALSKANLDSSDLQIYVGGDLLNQIITNSFVARELAIPYLGVFGACSTSMESLAIVAQLVSSGAVKYGMAATSSHNATAEKQFRYPTEYGAQKPPTAQNTITGSGAAIVSLQGKGPIIEAATIGKVIDLGITDPFNMGAAMAPAAVDTIIAHFNDLNRSPLDYDLIITGDLASVGHPIAKELLLKEGVPINQTSFDDCGLRIYDIEQQDVQAGGSGAGCSAVITYGQIIQQLTEGKLKRVLVVATGALMSPISFQQGDTIPCIAHAVALKGMGVE; encoded by the coding sequence ATGTTGCGAGGACAGCAGTCTTGGTGGTTTGAGAAAGCGCCAAAGATTATTAGCACAGCTACAATTGTAGGACCTCTGGAAGGTCTAGGACCACTTGCTGATACTTTCGATGTGATCCATCCTGAATTAGATATGAATGAGAAGACATGGGAAAAAGCTGAACGTTTAATGCTTAACCAAGCGACACAAAAAGCACTATCGAAAGCAAATTTAGATTCATCTGATCTACAAATCTATGTAGGCGGAGACTTACTTAATCAAATCATAACGAATAGTTTTGTTGCCAGGGAGTTAGCTATCCCTTACTTAGGTGTTTTTGGTGCATGTTCTACATCAATGGAATCACTAGCAATCGTAGCACAGCTAGTAAGTAGTGGTGCTGTAAAATATGGAATGGCTGCTACAAGCAGTCATAATGCTACTGCAGAGAAACAATTCCGTTATCCAACGGAATATGGAGCTCAAAAACCGCCTACAGCACAAAATACGATTACTGGCTCAGGTGCAGCGATTGTTAGTTTGCAAGGAAAGGGACCTATTATTGAAGCGGCTACGATTGGTAAGGTCATTGATCTAGGTATTACTGATCCATTCAATATGGGAGCGGCTATGGCTCCAGCTGCGGTAGATACCATCATCGCTCATTTCAATGATCTTAATCGATCTCCCCTAGATTATGATCTAATTATTACTGGTGATCTAGCGAGTGTTGGGCATCCCATTGCTAAAGAGTTATTACTGAAAGAAGGTGTACCGATCAATCAAACTTCTTTTGATGATTGTGGTCTTCGAATCTACGATATAGAACAACAAGATGTACAGGCTGGGGGGTCAGGTGCGGGCTGTTCAGCTGTCATTACGTATGGTCAAATTATACAACAACTTACAGAAGGTAAATTAAAACGCGTGCTCGTAGTAGCAACGGGTGCATTGATGTCACCGATTTCCTTCCAACAAGGTGATACAATTCCTTGTATTGCTCATGCCGTTGCATTAAAAGGAATGGGGGTAGAGTAA
- a CDS encoding ABC transporter substrate-binding protein translates to MKKVSKGLSLLLMMTMLMLTACGSNSISTSTNNAVTTNSTSAASEETDEPFTILLVSADVNPDWDKMQSEVGKAIYEKTGVTVEIDFPVDGSDADMFALMVENDKYPDLVIPNDNTSQLVDAGALVDLRPLLEEHAPNLMKVYGEYLDRLEYSATDRSIYTLPLDGVNQTDYEANGGFQLQHQVLEFLGYPQINTVEDYENAIKTYIEQNPQTEDGQSRIGLSLNGGESQFFISVTNPAFYATGAPDDGEFYVNQENYEVMMHYQRTEEREYFRWLNHMNDIGLLDPESFVQKNDDYQAKVASGRVLGLIDQALNYQVAENALKAEGKLDSTYASFPVTLDETYKSASFQGTGYIAGYGIGITIDANDPVRIIKYLDYLASDEGQVLVNWGIEGVHYIVDDNGKRSIPDEVQNIRTNDASNFRKESGIGNYWMSARYGDGVLDPSGNPYTTNFSDQIVTAYTDADKKTLAAYDATTYKDLWPTAKEFSERAYGAGWTINFDAESDANFIFDKAQALIKNYIPQAIVADPSEFDIIYDEFLAELEKAGVSMMTDEYSKLIKDRIEIWSN, encoded by the coding sequence ATGAAGAAAGTCTCAAAGGGACTTAGCTTGTTGTTAATGATGACGATGTTAATGTTAACAGCTTGTGGTAGTAACAGTATCAGCACCAGCACTAATAATGCTGTCACAACGAACAGTACCTCTGCTGCAAGTGAAGAAACGGATGAACCTTTTACCATTCTACTTGTCTCTGCTGATGTGAATCCTGATTGGGATAAGATGCAAAGCGAAGTTGGTAAAGCAATCTATGAGAAAACTGGCGTAACTGTAGAAATAGACTTCCCAGTTGATGGTTCTGATGCAGATATGTTCGCTTTAATGGTTGAAAATGATAAGTATCCAGATCTAGTAATACCAAATGATAATACGAGTCAATTGGTAGATGCTGGCGCACTTGTTGACCTTCGTCCATTGCTTGAAGAACATGCACCTAATCTTATGAAGGTTTATGGCGAATATCTTGATCGCCTTGAATACAGTGCTACTGACCGTTCTATCTATACATTGCCACTTGATGGTGTTAATCAAACTGATTATGAAGCTAATGGTGGATTCCAGCTACAGCATCAAGTATTAGAATTTCTAGGCTACCCGCAAATTAATACGGTGGAAGATTATGAAAATGCAATTAAAACTTATATTGAGCAGAATCCACAAACCGAAGATGGTCAATCTCGTATAGGTCTTTCCTTGAACGGTGGAGAATCGCAGTTTTTTATTTCTGTGACGAACCCTGCATTCTATGCAACAGGCGCACCAGATGATGGTGAGTTCTATGTGAATCAAGAAAATTATGAAGTTATGATGCATTACCAACGTACAGAAGAGCGAGAATACTTCCGTTGGTTGAATCATATGAATGATATCGGTCTACTTGACCCGGAATCTTTCGTACAAAAAAATGATGATTATCAAGCTAAAGTTGCTTCTGGTCGCGTACTTGGCCTAATCGATCAAGCTTTGAATTATCAAGTAGCAGAAAATGCTTTGAAAGCAGAAGGTAAACTGGATTCAACATATGCAAGTTTTCCTGTAACATTAGATGAAACGTATAAATCTGCATCATTCCAAGGTACTGGTTACATTGCTGGATATGGTATTGGTATTACCATTGATGCTAATGATCCAGTTCGTATTATTAAATATCTTGATTACTTAGCTTCAGATGAAGGTCAAGTGCTTGTTAACTGGGGTATTGAAGGTGTTCACTATATTGTAGATGATAACGGCAAACGTTCGATTCCTGATGAAGTTCAAAATATTAGAACAAATGATGCAAGTAACTTCCGAAAAGAATCTGGTATCGGTAACTATTGGATGTCTGCCCGTTATGGTGATGGCGTTCTAGATCCTTCTGGTAATCCTTATACGACTAACTTCTCTGATCAAATAGTAACAGCTTACACTGACGCAGATAAGAAAACGCTAGCTGCTTACGATGCTACAACGTATAAAGATCTATGGCCTACTGCTAAAGAGTTTTCAGAACGTGCATATGGTGCAGGTTGGACAATTAATTTTGACGCAGAGTCTGATGCAAATTTCATTTTCGATAAAGCTCAAGCTTTGATAAAGAACTATATTCCACAAGCGATTGTTGCTGACCCATCTGAGTTTGATATCATTTATGATGAATTTTTAGCTGAACTTGAGAAAGCCGGAGTAAGTATGATGACGGATGAATATTCTAAACTAATTAAAGATCGTATTGAGATTTGGTCTAATTAG
- a CDS encoding MoxR family ATPase, whose product MGDSSIAMQLCHKVLHQLSSAILGKESEVERLLIAVLAGGHILLEDVPGTGKTQLVKSLANTIGGQFRRIQCNPDLLPSDITGVSIFHPAQQQFVFRSGPVHTNVLLADEINRATTKTQSALLEAMEEGYVTVDGEGHKLPEPFILLATQNPIEFEGTYTLPEAQLDRFMLKLRLGYPLPQDEQKMIQHTNRIHPADDLKPLMDIEQLIAIRELVQQVHLDDVVAEYMIKLISATRNHPYLMLGASPRASISLAKAVKARAFLHQRNFVLPDDIKLLFPHIIGHRVLLSMEARLQGVNINQVLEQILTTVDVPLFVQR is encoded by the coding sequence ATGGGAGATTCGTCAATTGCGATGCAATTATGTCATAAAGTACTTCATCAGTTATCATCAGCAATCTTAGGAAAAGAATCAGAAGTTGAGAGATTACTTATAGCAGTACTCGCTGGAGGACATATATTACTTGAAGATGTTCCTGGTACGGGTAAAACTCAACTTGTAAAATCACTTGCTAATACAATAGGCGGTCAATTTCGTAGAATTCAATGTAACCCCGACTTACTTCCTTCAGACATCACAGGAGTTTCCATTTTCCATCCCGCACAGCAGCAATTTGTTTTCCGAAGTGGTCCTGTACATACGAATGTACTTCTCGCTGACGAAATTAATAGAGCAACAACGAAGACCCAATCTGCTTTACTAGAAGCAATGGAGGAAGGGTATGTGACCGTAGACGGAGAAGGACACAAGCTACCTGAACCATTTATATTGCTAGCCACTCAAAATCCGATTGAATTTGAAGGAACATATACATTGCCAGAAGCTCAGTTAGATCGATTTATGCTAAAGCTTCGTCTTGGTTATCCATTGCCACAGGATGAGCAAAAAATGATTCAACATACAAATCGCATTCATCCCGCTGATGATTTGAAGCCATTAATGGATATCGAGCAGCTTATTGCAATTCGAGAATTAGTTCAACAGGTACATTTAGATGATGTTGTTGCTGAATATATGATCAAGCTTATTAGCGCGACAAGAAATCATCCTTACTTGATGCTTGGAGCAAGTCCAAGAGCCTCTATCTCCTTAGCTAAAGCAGTGAAGGCTAGAGCGTTTTTACATCAAAGAAATTTTGTGCTACCTGATGATATAAAACTATTATTTCCTCATATTATTGGTCATCGAGTTCTATTAAGTATGGAAGCACGTCTGCAAGGCGTCAATATTAATCAAGTACTAGAGCAAATACTTACTACTGTCGATGTACCACTGTTTGTCCAGAGATAA
- the spoVAC gene encoding stage V sporulation protein AC produces the protein MSKQRKKTVTKYSKSNMSSKEYQSFAKAKEPPRTVLKNCLMAFLIGGAICTLGQGVTELYMYFFKMTSEEASNPTVATLILVSVILTSLGVYDKFAQIAGAGSAVPVTGFANSMASAAIEHRSEGLVLGVGSNMFKLAGAVIVFGTVAAFFVGIAYIVLGIGGH, from the coding sequence ATGAGCAAACAGCGTAAAAAAACTGTTACAAAATATTCTAAGTCGAATATGAGTTCTAAAGAGTATCAAAGCTTCGCCAAAGCAAAAGAACCTCCACGTACAGTGCTAAAAAATTGTTTGATGGCGTTTCTCATCGGTGGAGCGATCTGTACTCTAGGTCAAGGTGTCACAGAACTATATATGTACTTCTTCAAAATGACTTCAGAAGAAGCGAGTAATCCTACTGTAGCTACATTAATTCTCGTATCGGTTATATTGACTTCGCTCGGAGTATATGACAAGTTTGCACAGATTGCGGGTGCAGGTTCTGCAGTGCCTGTTACTGGATTTGCAAATTCAATGGCATCAGCTGCCATAGAACATCGTAGCGAAGGTCTAGTACTTGGTGTCGGAAGTAATATGTTCAAGCTTGCAGGAGCAGTTATTGTATTCGGGACAGTAGCAGCATTTTTCGTGGGGATTGCCTATATTGTACTAGGTATAGGGGGGCATTAA
- a CDS encoding DUF58 domain-containing protein: MNSKRSWIGLIVLYVCSLFYFLFQGGKTSLMLFGILNVLLVYLFIGYWGGIRHIHGHRLIGYEGHHRQQTQIVAGHSLQITFSAQFPRFMLMPYVIVSEKLIRHDGTKQLYEGTMVPGFRNKDQWQYIIPHLKRGQYSFATTSFLSYDAFGLKSHGREIYINNTIQVFPQTLSAKQWTELLRVHLGIYSSNMFSKYTKESTQQNGIREYMHGDRLSKIHWAATARTGSWKSKDFEREAMKKSIVVLDRYVKPSSSKDIERLQQRFEISVSMAASILDYSMKNDSAIGLLSVGEQYFYNAPSTGMAHHVEMMNHLMTVDSDATRPVSQLLHNRTKALQGNNVLFIVTFELSKELLTSLKQIRGESTLFYIASHSTAAEQLEAIAAISAFRIEGYQVIEINEWETTFESLEGSGA; the protein is encoded by the coding sequence ATGAATAGTAAACGAAGCTGGATTGGTTTAATCGTGCTCTATGTCTGTAGTCTGTTCTATTTTTTATTTCAAGGCGGAAAAACTTCTCTCATGCTATTTGGCATATTGAATGTGCTTTTGGTCTATTTATTTATTGGCTATTGGGGTGGAATTCGTCATATTCATGGTCATCGACTGATCGGCTATGAAGGACATCATCGACAACAGACTCAGATCGTGGCAGGGCATTCCCTGCAAATCACATTCAGCGCTCAATTTCCGCGTTTCATGCTTATGCCATATGTCATAGTGAGTGAAAAACTTATTCGACATGATGGTACGAAGCAATTATATGAAGGGACGATGGTCCCTGGGTTCCGTAATAAAGATCAGTGGCAATACATTATTCCTCATCTGAAGCGAGGGCAGTATTCGTTTGCTACAACGTCATTCTTAAGTTACGATGCATTTGGTCTGAAATCACATGGTAGAGAAATCTATATCAATAACACGATTCAAGTATTTCCACAAACGTTATCAGCAAAACAATGGACAGAATTACTTCGCGTTCATCTAGGTATCTATTCTTCCAATATGTTTTCTAAATATACGAAAGAGTCTACACAGCAAAACGGTATTAGAGAGTATATGCATGGGGATCGATTAAGTAAAATTCATTGGGCTGCCACCGCACGAACCGGTTCTTGGAAATCAAAGGATTTTGAGCGAGAAGCGATGAAGAAATCTATTGTTGTCTTAGATCGTTATGTAAAACCCTCTTCATCTAAAGACATAGAGCGATTACAGCAAAGATTTGAAATATCAGTATCAATGGCTGCTTCTATATTAGATTACAGCATGAAAAATGATTCGGCGATTGGCTTATTGTCTGTAGGAGAACAGTACTTCTATAATGCTCCTAGTACTGGCATGGCACACCATGTAGAAATGATGAATCATCTAATGACAGTAGATTCGGATGCAACGAGACCAGTTAGTCAGTTGCTACATAATAGGACGAAAGCTTTGCAAGGTAATAATGTACTATTTATTGTTACTTTCGAACTTAGTAAAGAGTTATTAACTTCACTCAAGCAAATTCGTGGTGAATCTACGTTGTTCTATATTGCTAGTCATTCGACAGCTGCAGAACAGCTGGAAGCGATAGCAGCGATAAGTGCATTTCGTATAGAAGGATATCAAGTTATAGAAATCAATGAATGGGAAACAACATTCGAAAGCTTAGAAGGAAGTGGGGCGTGA
- a CDS encoding response regulator, translated as MYKVMIVDDEPMIRQGLQSLIEWNEYGFQVVALASNGVEAIELYKEHFPDLILIDIRMPIMDGIRAIGELRQLGANSRILVLSGYGEFQYAQQAIRYKVDGYVMKPIDEHELIMYIEKASKELNQLQQAPIVSSQTIALLREEWLKDFVEHELEEAELSIDHWKRLFTHPFLQANIVLVDTYSREISTTTRNTIKQQLSIFIEDQTWGYVFSTDTYIGIIISQSTMNQAKKEHLNNIIELSCNHKAQFVAVMTSTHTDLVALYEEVIQLKSALKNRFFMNSNKLFNLTDIIHAHDDDKPKLPLMVFIDQMSQKIFYVMDLGNKTRLDELIEQIADLLRNYCDTEQQMKSSWAQLLTMAIKRISAMHPQLLLEADLKLVTQLYLTHHYQLMLEQLKLQLTSLMNCLTVTASTNTTVIKQMIDFIDRHYAEPLRLETMADLFNYNSGYLGKMFKNHTGVSFNTYLDNVRIEQSIVMLQEGYKVHQVAERVGYANVDYFHSKFKKYKGVSPSAYKPNPLSISSTDQ; from the coding sequence ATGTATAAAGTGATGATTGTTGATGATGAACCAATGATTAGACAAGGCTTGCAATCATTAATTGAGTGGAATGAGTATGGTTTTCAAGTAGTTGCTCTTGCTAGCAATGGAGTCGAAGCCATTGAATTATATAAAGAGCATTTTCCCGACCTTATACTCATTGATATTCGTATGCCAATCATGGATGGCATTAGAGCAATTGGAGAACTACGACAACTGGGCGCTAATTCACGAATTTTAGTATTGAGTGGCTATGGCGAATTTCAATATGCTCAACAAGCGATTCGTTATAAAGTAGACGGTTATGTAATGAAGCCTATAGATGAGCATGAGCTAATTATGTATATTGAGAAGGCAAGCAAAGAACTGAATCAATTACAGCAAGCACCCATTGTTAGTTCACAAACAATAGCATTGCTTCGTGAAGAATGGTTGAAAGATTTTGTAGAACATGAGCTGGAGGAAGCAGAGCTAAGTATAGATCATTGGAAGCGTCTTTTTACGCATCCATTTTTGCAAGCGAATATTGTTTTGGTTGATACATATAGTCGTGAGATTTCAACCACAACTCGTAATACGATTAAACAACAACTTTCTATCTTTATTGAAGACCAGACTTGGGGATATGTATTCTCCACAGATACTTATATTGGCATAATAATTAGTCAGAGCACGATGAATCAGGCGAAGAAAGAACATTTGAATAATATTATTGAACTTTCATGTAATCATAAAGCACAATTTGTAGCAGTAATGACATCTACACATACGGACTTAGTAGCATTGTATGAAGAAGTTATTCAATTGAAAAGTGCTTTGAAAAATCGTTTCTTTATGAATTCTAATAAGTTATTTAATCTAACTGATATTATTCATGCTCATGATGATGACAAGCCTAAGCTTCCATTGATGGTATTTATTGATCAGATGTCTCAAAAAATATTTTATGTGATGGATCTCGGAAACAAAACGCGACTGGATGAACTTATTGAACAAATAGCTGATTTATTGAGAAACTATTGTGATACGGAGCAACAAATGAAATCTAGTTGGGCCCAGTTGTTAACGATGGCTATAAAACGAATTTCTGCGATGCATCCACAATTACTACTTGAAGCAGATTTGAAGCTTGTTACACAGCTTTATTTGACTCATCATTATCAGCTGATGTTAGAACAATTGAAACTCCAATTAACTTCTTTAATGAATTGCTTAACCGTAACAGCAAGCACAAATACGACGGTGATTAAACAAATGATTGACTTTATTGATCGACATTATGCTGAACCGCTACGATTAGAGACGATGGCTGATCTATTTAATTATAATAGTGGCTACTTAGGTAAGATGTTTAAAAATCATACTGGTGTCAGTTTTAATACGTATTTGGATAATGTGAGAATTGAACAATCCATTGTGATGCTTCAAGAAGGTTACAAAGTACATCAAGTGGCGGAGCGAGTAGGGTATGCTAATGTAGATTATTTCCATAGTAAATTCAAGAAGTATAAGGGTGTTTCACCATCTGCGTATAAGCCGAACCCATTAAGTATATCATCAACTGATCAATAA